A window of Hordeum vulgare subsp. vulgare chromosome 5H, MorexV3_pseudomolecules_assembly, whole genome shotgun sequence genomic DNA:
GGACGGGTCGCATCGGTTGGTGATGGTAGTCTAAAGATCtgaatgtaatttttattatgtttgagaTGATTTGTACTTTCGATGAAATTTTATAACTGTGGTTATTTCTCTGGACTCTTAGGCATGCATATTTGCTTCTTATCTGTACTCGGATTCGTGCCTTCTTCTGTTTCAATCATTGATGTAATGTTGGGCCGTGTTGATCTCTGGTTTGTGAAATATTTATGTATTGACATATGTTTGCCCTATTGTCACTCATATTTATCCGATCACTTTTTTTAGTTGTATTTGTTGCGACATTCATCTTGTTCACTAACATATGATCCTCGTGTATGCTACAAAGGGGGTGTTTCTTTCGAGGGACTTTttgatgtagggactaaaaaaagtcccttttagtcttatgcgaaagaaacaggagggacttttagggacaaaaggagggtatttgggactaaaggaagaagtccctatgggagggactttttgagacttttttggcactttttccaacagtgcccctacttttagcatgtcatttaataacttctagtatattactaggggtaacatggtctttttgcatgtcatttaatgacctctagtccatgtttagtccttggaaagaaacggatagggactaaagactttttagttgggactaagaaaagtcctaggactttttaaaaAACAGGGCCAAAGTcttctagcccctccccctccccccgcaATATTGCCAAGTCTTTGATGGGACTAGGAATGCATCTTAGACGTTTTAAATTGGTACCAGATCAATTTGATTATTACatctatatttttttgattttgaaGTTTAAGGGGTGGTGAAACAACGGTACTGTAATTGTAGTTTCTGAGCTCGAGCTCACATGAGGTTGGGATGAACTGTAAAATAACTTAAAACAGTAATTTAAAGAAAATATTTTGGCAAAAACATTGATGTTTCTTTCACACGCGTTTAAACTTTTGCTATGAAATCACATTCGTGAGGTGTGAGAAAAGTGACACTTCGAGGagaaacattgatgatttttccatacgCGTGCAAATTTTTACGACGACTATGACTCAGCCGCTTGAGGGCACTAATCCTTAGTTACACGTGCACAACATGTTCCGACTACCAATGACAAGGTCAATCCGGCTTCGGTAAAGAAGCGGTCACAATGAGAAATCAACGGCTCGTTCTAGTGATCGATGGTATTGGTGTGTTGGTAGTGTAGGAATCTTGAGGTGTTTTTTATTATGTTTTTAGATGATTTTGTTTATACCTTTGATGAACTTTTATAACAAGTTTAAACCTTTGTACCCTTCTGTTTCATACAACAAGGTTACATGTGTACAAACAGACACAAGCTAATAATACCAGCATTGGTACGTTTTGTTGAGGTGACTTGTGAGTGATTGAGGAACCGAAACGTCTGTGGCTAATAATACCGCCACGCAGTGCCACGTCAACCGATGCATATCCTTTACCGCGTGCGTCGACGGTGCACATGTTGGGTGGTGCACGTAAGTACAATACAAACTCTCCCTTTTTGCCCGCGTGCGTGCATCAACCACAGCACGTAACACAAACTCGTGTTCGTTGTActtagaaacaaagcaaagtgtaCAAGCAAAGACATATCTCGGCTTCTAGACCATCACCGCATGCACCGTGGCAACAAAGTTACAGAAAAGAAGAAGCTGTGCGTTTGTGCGTGCATGCAGGCCTGCGGAACCGATGGGGCAACGAAACCGATGGGCGGGCGCCTCGGCCATCGGAGGAGATCCGCCAAATTAAGGATCGGATCACGCCGTGACGCGCAAGCAAGTTGATGCATGCACGCACGCACGAAGAAGACAAAAGCGAACACGCATCTTTTTTTTTTTACCGTTCCGCTGGCTATACTTGGCAAGCCAACCGTGAGACGCAAGCCcggcaaaaaaaagaaaaagaaaaaaaagaaagagagaatGGAATGGTGCGTGAGAAGCGGTGGCTCGAGACCGATCGGACGGAGTGACGAGTGCGAGTTTCTCGCCCGGGGCGCGACGTGAGGAATCGGCAACGTACCGcggcgcctcgcctcgcctcgcccctaCCCACCCCAGGCGCCGCATCACGGTCCCTCCCTTCTCTCTCACACACCACCAGCCAGGGCGAACGAACAAATCCTGCGGTCCAGCTCGCAGATTCCCCTCGCCGTCTATATATGCGCGCACCTTCCAGATCCCCCACCCAGCATCCTCCTCTCCTATCCTTCTCTCGcctcgcctcccctcccctcccctcccaccgctACCAGCTTCCttccgtccgtccgtccgtcgCCGCCGATCGGGAGAGGTGGCGTGCGGCGTGTGTTCCCTTGTTAGCGCGCGTGAGTTTGCATGGGGCTGGACGTCGGCGAGATCGGGATGCCCCTCGACCTGGGCCTCGACCTCAAGCTATTCGTCGCCAAGACCGCCGGccggctcgccgccgccgccaaggaGCCGCCCGCCGTCGACGCCTGCATCCGCGGCCTCGAGGAGGAGCGCCGCAAGATCGAGGTCTTCCGCCGCGAGCTGCCCCTCTGCGCCCGCCTCCTCGCCGACGGTCAGCCACCCACCCCTTTCATCCCAATGGATTTTCGTTTTCCTTCttctgtttgtttgtttgtttgtttcgaTTTTGTCTGACCCGTGCGGTTGCTTGTGCAGTGATCGAGTTCatgaaggaggaggcggccaagaggaGCGAGCGCCGCGAcgccgacgacaacgacaagcGCAAATGGATGAGCACCGCGCAGCTCTGGGTCGACAGCCGCGCCGCCGATCCCCTCGTACGTACCACTACATCCTCACCTCTCTCCtttctttaattttttttttcGCTCTGGTTTGATCTTTATTATCTGTATATATATACAAGTTGTTGCTATACGATACTGTACGATTTAATTGTTTTTCGAATCCTGACCGAAACGAATCCATTTCTTCGGTTtcagaaggagcagaagaaggagagcgCCCTGTCCAAGCCCATGCTGCTCGGCGGCGCCACCGgcgcgcccatggcagtcagctgcgGCGcaatgccgccgccgccggctcccCAGTATTTCGGCAGGGATGACAAGATTGTTGGCGCAGAAGGCCTGCCTGCTCTGCCGATGATGTCTCCCGCTGCGAACAGGCAGTTTTCTCCCCCTGCCGACGACCGCCATCAGGCTTTCGCCGCAAAATTTGCGGCCGCCATGCCACCTCCACCTTCAGGGCCTGGCTTGCAGGCTCATGATCAGCAGTCGAGGAAGACGAGGCGGTGCTGGTCGCCGGAGCTTCACCGGCACTTTGTTGCCGCCTTGCACCAACTCGGTGGCCCTCAAGGTACTTGAGCGATAAATTAATCAAATGTTTGCTGTAGGTTCTTGTTGGAACGTTGAAAAATATTGGAGTCCTAACGGAGAATTGTTCCATCATGATTGCAGTTGCCACTCCAAAGCAAATCAGGGAGGTGATGAAAGTTGATGGCCTCACCAACGATGAAGTGAAAAGCCACCTCCAGGTTAGCAATAGTTTTATCcctttatgattttttttgtgaacAATTCTCATTTTGAAATGCTGTCAACATACTATCTTGTCTTGAGACTAACTTGTATCATGTTTGATGTTCAGAAATACCGTCTGCACAACCAGAGGTCCCCTAGCTCTTCCTCAGCTAGCCATCCGATTATGCTGGTGGGAGATCTCTGGGCTCATCAGGAGCAAAGCAGCTCGCAGTCCCGGTCCCCTGAAGGCCCCCTTCAGCTCTCTTGTTCAGGGGTGGCCGTCTCGGCACTCACCGTCAGCGACAGTTCTGAGGAAGACGACAGGTCGGTAGGCTATAGCCGGAGATGATCTGAAGGCTTTTGGGACCGTCAAGAGATTTCcatgagagagaggtagagatagCTTTGCGGCATGGATGACAATAACGGCATACACTCCTGATCGATCGAGAGGGTGTGGTGCAGGCCATGAATCCAGGGATATTGGGCGTTGATCCAGCGCCCAAAAAATGAACTGATCATGGCCTTGTTCTTGTGATGTACATGAGGCTTTTTTCGCGAGCGTTTCGGGCAGACCACCAATTTTCGCCCCGAGaattacatacatatatataatgaGATTCGTATATTGTTCGGCTCTTGCTGTACTGAGGTTTAATAAAGGTGCTCCAGTTTTTTGGATACTATTAGTTCTTGAGTTGCTTGCATATGAGTGCTCACCGTCAACCTTGTACTGCAATACTAGCAGGTTTGCTGAACTGCATGCCTTTTTCTGACCAGATGAAAATTGCATATCCATATTCTGAACTTCTGATACTGTGATATGTTACTCCTCGATCTGGTGCTGAAATTTCATCAGCACCAGCATCGCAGCAAAAGCAAGGTTCTCTGAACCAAAGGAGCCCAAGGACAGGATTCCACCATGGTTGCTCTCTTGGTTTTCAACTTGGCATGGCGATCCGGCCATGCTTTTGTACAACTGGTGCACGCTCACCTAACCCTTTTGGGGCTCTGCCTGGAAGATGAGTAAATATTTCTAGCTACGACTAAAGTTTCAGCATCCAGACGGCAGACAAAACTGAAGGACAGAAAGAAGAAACCACCGGCGCGTTCTGGAATCCGGACCATGAGCTGGGGCTCCTGCAGTGCACTGATCCCCGATAAGCTGCACGTCGTTTTCCCCTGCATGCCCTAATCGCCATTGTTATCGTCCCTGTCGTGGGTCAACAATACATTAATAACTACTGTTTGCTGTCCGTGCTTATCCACAGCCtagctagtagtactagtagcatAATGCAGGATTGATTCGCACGCCGGCTGCCCGATCCGCCCTGGAGTCTGAACATGTGCCGATAGATGGACTGGCGCGGTTCGGTGAGGGATTATCCACGCATAATCTATGCGCATCGGCGGCAATTATAAAACCAGTTTGGGATTATTCTGGTGCTGGTCGCAAGGGGCCGCGCTttcctcatcttctcctcctccttggcacgcatgtggaatatcctccttgctgtTGCTTGCAGCGTCTCCGTCGTCGTCTGCTCGTCTCCATCCGTCCTCCTGCGCGTCCCTTTCGGCGCGGGATGGG
This region includes:
- the LOC123452375 gene encoding transcription factor HHO5-like, translating into MGLDVGEIGMPLDLGLDLKLFVAKTAGRLAAAAKEPPAVDACIRGLEEERRKIEVFRRELPLCARLLADVIEFMKEEAAKRSERRDADDNDKRKWMSTAQLWVDSRAADPLKEQKKESALSKPMLLGGATGAPMAVSCGAMPPPPAPQYFGRDDKIVGAEGLPALPMMSPAANRQFSPPADDRHQAFAAKFAAAMPPPPSGPGLQAHDQQSRKTRRCWSPELHRHFVAALHQLGGPQVATPKQIREVMKVDGLTNDEVKSHLQKYRLHNQRSPSSSSASHPIMLVGDLWAHQEQSSSQSRSPEGPLQLSCSGVAVSALTVSDSSEEDDRSVGYSRR